In a single window of the Prevotella melaninogenica genome:
- a CDS encoding glycoside hydrolase family 2 TIM barrel-domain containing protein — protein MEKLFLTALLMGMSVSGLHAQKTTVEPTFTEWHDLQVNAVNRFTTHTDFFAFAPNENLRGTKFDMKKSANYLSLDGDWKFNWVENADQRPTDFFRTDFDDSQWKTFPVPGIWEVNGYGDPVYVNIGFAWRDNFKNNPPEVPIKENHVGSYRRTIRIPDNWDGKQVIAHFGSVTSCVYLWVNGKFVGYSEDSKIGPEFDVTKYLKKGENQIAFQVFRWSDGSYCEDQDFWRLSGVARDSYLYARDAKQHLKDIRITPDLVNDYKDGTLSVNLQLVGNTKAFLVLEDADNNLAAKTVITAYKAGQAKAFMELRNPKKWTAETPYLYNLYVNVEDAKTGKAIETIPLKVGFRKVEIKNSQVLVNGQPVLFKGANRHEMDPDGGYVVTRERMIQDIKLMKKLNVNAVRTCHYPDDPVWYDLCDEYGLYVVAEANQESHGFGYNKDAVSGSPLFAKQIMERNQHNVGTKFNHPSIIFWSLGNETCYSKNFDDAYDWIKSQDQSRPVQYERAELNGYATDIFCPMYYSPKACEDYSKNVNYTRPLIQCEYNHTMGNSGGNLKEYWDLVRKYPKFQGGFDWDFVDQGLHRNPKFDASRRLEDYERAADAADVKTEYTYGGDYNKTDPSDNNFNCNGMIGPDRQLNPHAYEVAYEYQNIWARPVDLKQGKIAVHNEYFFRDLSNYCMEWSLVNEGKVVEKGTIDQLNVAPQQTVEYTLPIAGKEFDGEVLLNIDFKLKTAEPLMAAGQTVAEMQMEVQPWQPMPKMEPVVYKKMKITDNVKEGVVSFAGNNFNLVFDRKTGFLSTYQVDGRNFLGDGGTLKPNFWRAVTDNDMGTKFQNRLSVWKNPTMTLKSLEVDKKMNRLTAVYDLPEVGGQLCLVYHVAMDGALHVSMDMEFKEGSKAPQLPRFGMLMQLPYEMDKSVFYGRGPIENYADRKLSQRIGCYEQTADKQFFPYIRPQETGTKSDIRWWQQTDNSGRGFRVLFDEAAFSASALHYNISDLDEGSEKHQRHSYQVPLSKYTNLTLDAAMMGVGGIDSWGSEPLKKYQLPAESRAMHFWIVPVF, from the coding sequence ATGGAAAAGCTTTTTCTAACGGCTTTGCTGATGGGCATGTCTGTGTCTGGACTCCATGCACAGAAAACCACTGTTGAGCCTACTTTCACCGAGTGGCATGACCTTCAGGTGAATGCTGTCAATCGTTTTACAACGCATACAGACTTCTTTGCGTTTGCCCCAAATGAAAATCTACGTGGAACAAAGTTTGATATGAAGAAGTCGGCTAATTACCTTTCACTTGATGGGGATTGGAAATTCAATTGGGTTGAGAATGCTGATCAGCGTCCAACAGATTTCTTCCGTACCGATTTCGATGATTCTCAGTGGAAGACCTTTCCTGTTCCTGGTATCTGGGAGGTGAATGGCTATGGCGATCCTGTCTATGTGAACATCGGTTTTGCATGGCGTGATAACTTCAAAAACAATCCTCCAGAGGTTCCTATTAAGGAAAATCACGTAGGTTCATATCGTCGTACTATCCGCATACCAGACAACTGGGATGGTAAACAAGTTATTGCTCATTTTGGCTCTGTAACGTCTTGTGTATATCTGTGGGTGAACGGTAAGTTCGTTGGCTATAGTGAAGACTCTAAGATTGGGCCAGAGTTTGACGTGACAAAGTATCTCAAGAAGGGCGAAAACCAAATTGCTTTCCAAGTATTCCGTTGGTCAGATGGCAGTTATTGTGAGGATCAGGACTTTTGGCGTCTCAGTGGTGTTGCTCGTGATAGCTATCTCTATGCACGTGATGCAAAGCAGCATTTGAAGGACATTCGTATCACTCCTGACCTCGTAAATGATTACAAAGATGGTACGCTCAGTGTTAACCTTCAGTTGGTGGGCAATACAAAGGCTTTCTTGGTGTTGGAGGATGCTGATAATAATCTTGCTGCAAAGACAGTCATTACAGCATACAAGGCTGGGCAGGCTAAGGCGTTTATGGAGCTGAGAAACCCAAAGAAATGGACAGCAGAGACTCCTTATCTTTATAATCTCTATGTGAATGTAGAGGATGCCAAGACTGGTAAGGCTATTGAGACAATCCCTCTCAAAGTTGGTTTCCGTAAGGTAGAAATCAAGAACTCGCAGGTATTAGTCAATGGTCAGCCTGTTCTCTTCAAGGGAGCTAACCGTCATGAAATGGATCCAGATGGTGGTTACGTTGTGACACGTGAGCGTATGATTCAGGACATCAAACTGATGAAGAAACTGAATGTCAATGCTGTGCGTACTTGTCACTATCCTGATGACCCTGTTTGGTATGACCTATGTGACGAATATGGACTCTATGTGGTTGCTGAGGCTAATCAAGAGAGCCACGGCTTTGGATATAATAAGGATGCAGTATCGGGTAGTCCGCTTTTTGCTAAGCAGATTATGGAGCGCAATCAGCATAATGTCGGCACGAAGTTCAATCATCCAAGTATTATTTTCTGGAGTCTTGGCAATGAAACTTGTTACAGTAAAAACTTCGATGATGCATACGATTGGATTAAATCGCAAGATCAGAGCCGCCCTGTACAGTATGAGCGTGCAGAGTTGAATGGCTATGCTACGGATATCTTCTGCCCAATGTACTATTCTCCAAAGGCTTGTGAAGATTATTCAAAGAATGTGAACTACACTCGTCCACTTATCCAGTGCGAGTATAACCATACGATGGGTAACTCTGGTGGTAACTTGAAGGAGTATTGGGACCTTGTTCGTAAGTATCCTAAGTTCCAAGGTGGATTTGATTGGGACTTTGTAGATCAAGGCTTACATCGCAATCCTAAGTTTGATGCTTCTCGTAGGTTGGAAGATTATGAGCGTGCAGCTGATGCAGCAGATGTGAAAACTGAATATACATACGGTGGTGACTATAATAAGACTGACCCATCAGACAATAACTTCAATTGCAATGGTATGATTGGTCCTGACCGTCAGTTGAATCCACATGCTTATGAGGTTGCCTACGAATACCAGAACATCTGGGCGCGTCCTGTTGACCTCAAGCAGGGTAAGATTGCTGTTCACAACGAATACTTCTTCCGTGATCTTAGCAACTATTGTATGGAGTGGAGCCTTGTTAACGAGGGTAAGGTTGTTGAAAAGGGTACGATTGATCAACTGAATGTTGCACCACAGCAGACTGTTGAATACACTTTGCCTATCGCTGGTAAGGAGTTTGATGGTGAAGTACTCTTGAATATCGACTTTAAGTTGAAGACTGCTGAGCCATTGATGGCAGCTGGTCAGACTGTTGCAGAAATGCAGATGGAGGTACAGCCTTGGCAGCCTATGCCAAAGATGGAGCCAGTTGTGTACAAGAAGATGAAGATAACTGATAACGTGAAGGAAGGTGTTGTAAGTTTTGCTGGTAATAACTTTAACCTTGTATTCGATCGTAAGACTGGTTTCCTCAGTACTTATCAGGTTGATGGTCGTAACTTCCTCGGTGATGGTGGTACTTTGAAGCCTAACTTCTGGCGTGCTGTGACTGACAACGATATGGGTACTAAATTCCAGAATCGTCTGTCGGTATGGAAGAATCCTACTATGACACTGAAATCTTTAGAGGTTGATAAGAAGATGAATCGCCTCACTGCGGTATATGATTTACCAGAGGTTGGCGGACAGTTGTGTCTCGTTTATCATGTTGCAATGGATGGTGCGCTCCATGTTAGTATGGATATGGAATTTAAAGAAGGCAGCAAAGCTCCTCAGCTTCCTCGCTTCGGAATGTTGATGCAGTTGCCTTATGAGATGGATAAGTCAGTGTTCTATGGTCGTGGACCTATCGAGAACTATGCTGACCGTAAACTTTCTCAGCGCATTGGATGCTACGAGCAGACGGCTGATAAGCAGTTCTTCCCTTACATTCGTCCACAAGAAACTGGAACGAAGAGCGACATCCGTTGGTGGCAGCAGACTGATAATAGTGGTCGTGGATTCCGAGTATTGTTTGATGAGGCTGCTTTCTCTGCCAGTGCATTGCACTATAATATCTCTGACCTTGATGAGGGAAGTGAGAAGCATCAGCGTCACAGTTATCAGGTGCCATTGTCTAAGTACACTAACCTTACCTTAGATGCTGCAATGATGGGTGTGGGTGGTATTGATAGTTGGGGTTCAGAACCTCTGAAGAAGTATCAGTTACCAGCTGAAAGTCGTGCTATGCACTTCTGGATAGTACCAGTGTTCTAA
- a CDS encoding porin family protein, with product MKNLFLIAALALIPWAANAQNSNSKFTITPRIGMTVSDFSGSKLKEAYSPKAGFVAGVDAEYNFSKLFGVSLGVFYNMQGAKANAAVLMPGYEPTNNFEISPVTPTTTVIGKNAHIDFDRNAGSYIYLTDFRTDLNYISIPVLAQAHVWKGLTAKLGIQTDVLVSARSKANVEVKYKGVTYFEKSNTDIKDKLHSCVFSIPVGLSYTYKNIELDARYLWGISKVADTKDENDKDLKNSTFAITLGYRFGL from the coding sequence ATGAAAAATTTATTCTTAATCGCAGCTCTAGCACTCATACCATGGGCTGCAAACGCACAAAACTCAAACAGTAAATTCACCATTACACCACGTATTGGCATGACCGTCTCCGACTTCTCAGGTAGTAAACTCAAAGAAGCTTACAGTCCGAAGGCTGGCTTTGTCGCTGGTGTAGATGCCGAATATAACTTCAGTAAGCTGTTCGGAGTATCATTAGGCGTGTTCTATAACATGCAGGGAGCCAAAGCAAATGCGGCAGTATTAATGCCAGGCTACGAGCCAACAAATAACTTTGAGATCTCTCCTGTTACCCCAACAACTACTGTCATTGGCAAGAATGCCCACATCGACTTTGACAGAAACGCTGGTAGCTATATCTATCTGACTGATTTCAGAACTGATCTGAACTACATCAGCATTCCAGTTCTTGCTCAAGCACATGTATGGAAAGGCCTTACAGCAAAGCTCGGTATACAGACTGATGTGCTGGTAAGCGCACGTTCCAAAGCAAACGTGGAGGTAAAGTATAAGGGTGTGACATATTTTGAGAAGTCCAATACCGACATTAAGGACAAACTGCATAGCTGTGTCTTCTCTATTCCTGTAGGTTTGTCCTACACATATAAGAACATTGAGCTTGACGCCCGATACCTTTGGGGTATCAGTAAGGTTGCTGATACGAAGGATGAGAATGACAAAGACCTGAAGAACAGCACCTTTGCCATCACCTTAGGCTATCGGTTCGGGCTCTAA
- a CDS encoding SprT-like domain-containing protein gives MMSEEESLTTKFNKYNDLIFSSKLPIPRLKWSRGKTRLGQMACKRKQSWGRTTFYDYTISISRYYNLTEEQIDDVLIHEMIHYFIAYTGQRDSSAHGTLFRSMMNDINQRFGRNITISARTRNLQARSAQQPKDYLILALKMKDGKYFLSSVNPSAAGKLAISLARAREIAHYAWYQSQDEYFRSMPRVRSLRGRQVSEEVYTTMIEKMKLQR, from the coding sequence ATGATGAGCGAAGAGGAGAGCTTAACCACTAAATTCAACAAATACAACGACCTCATCTTCAGCAGTAAGCTACCTATCCCACGACTGAAATGGTCACGAGGAAAGACCCGATTGGGACAAATGGCATGCAAAAGAAAACAAAGTTGGGGACGAACAACATTCTATGACTACACCATCTCCATTTCAAGATATTACAATCTGACAGAAGAACAGATTGATGATGTGCTTATCCATGAGATGATTCACTACTTCATTGCTTATACTGGACAGAGGGATTCATCAGCTCACGGCACTCTATTTCGCAGCATGATGAACGACATCAATCAGCGATTCGGCAGGAATATCACTATCTCTGCACGCACACGCAACCTACAAGCACGCAGCGCACAACAGCCCAAAGATTATCTCATATTAGCATTAAAGATGAAAGATGGCAAGTATTTTCTCTCCTCCGTCAATCCCTCTGCTGCTGGAAAATTAGCAATCTCCCTTGCTCGCGCTCGTGAAATAGCACATTACGCATGGTATCAGTCACAAGATGAATACTTCCGCAGTATGCCACGTGTGCGTTCTTTGCGTGGTAGACAAGTGTCTGAAGAGGTTTATACAACGATGATTGAGAAGATGAAACTACAAAGATAA
- the ftsH gene encoding ATP-dependent zinc metalloprotease FtsH, which produces MDNSNPKNKPNMPKFNMNWLYIFVIIALGVVFFAGGNGLFPSSAGIDKDYTTFKQYVAKGYATKVIVNRNDNTLRMYVSPNHIRDIFKKGTQEVGTAPYVTVEIGSVDKVETFLDQAVAQKKIVSYSYENKSGNTFLDILASIAPWIFFFGIWYFLMRRMSGGGGGSGGVFSVGKSKAKLYEKANEMGITFKDVAGQTGAKQEVQEIVEFLKNPKKYTDLGGKIPKGALLVGPPGTGKTLLAKAVAGEAGVPFFSMSGSDFVEMFVGVGASRVRDVFHQAKEKSPCIIFIDEIDAVGRARSKNPAMGGNDERENTLNALLTEMDGFGTNSGVIVLAATNRVDMLDKALLRAGRFDRQIHVDLPDLPERKEIFLVHMRNLKLEKNLDIDLLARQTPGFSGADIANVCNEAALIAARHDSTEVTKQDFLDAVDRIIGGLEKKTKILTADEKRTIALHEAGHATISWFCEHAHPLVKVSIVPRGQALGAAWYLPEERPITTKEQMLDEMCSLLGGRAAEELFTGHISTGAINDLERATKSAYGMIAYAGMSEKLPNICYYNNDEYNFQKPYSDTTAKTIDEEVLNMINGQYERAKQILTENKEGHNRLAQLLIEREVIMAEDVEEIFGKRPWVSRTQELLAQEEKSQPKLEDMPEEVKQAQAEHEARIAKEGSDKASDL; this is translated from the coding sequence ATGGACAATTCAAATCCTAAGAACAAGCCGAATATGCCTAAATTCAATATGAATTGGCTCTACATATTCGTTATTATTGCCCTCGGAGTAGTTTTCTTTGCCGGGGGGAATGGGCTTTTTCCTTCAAGTGCAGGTATAGACAAGGACTATACCACTTTCAAGCAATATGTTGCTAAAGGCTATGCCACAAAGGTAATTGTCAATAGAAACGACAATACCCTCCGCATGTATGTAAGCCCTAACCACATCCGTGACATCTTCAAAAAGGGTACACAAGAAGTGGGTACAGCCCCTTATGTTACCGTAGAGATTGGTTCGGTGGATAAGGTAGAGACTTTTCTCGACCAAGCTGTAGCTCAGAAGAAAATCGTTAGCTACAGTTATGAGAACAAGTCAGGCAACACTTTCCTTGATATCCTCGCCTCTATTGCACCGTGGATATTCTTCTTCGGTATCTGGTACTTCCTTATGCGCCGCATGAGCGGAGGCGGAGGCGGTAGCGGAGGCGTCTTCAGCGTGGGCAAGTCTAAGGCAAAGCTCTATGAGAAAGCCAACGAAATGGGCATTACCTTTAAGGATGTTGCTGGCCAGACTGGTGCTAAGCAGGAGGTACAAGAGATTGTTGAGTTCTTGAAGAATCCAAAGAAATATACTGACTTGGGAGGTAAAATCCCTAAGGGTGCACTCCTTGTTGGCCCTCCAGGAACGGGTAAAACCCTTCTTGCTAAGGCCGTTGCAGGTGAAGCAGGTGTACCATTCTTCTCTATGAGTGGTTCTGATTTCGTTGAAATGTTCGTCGGTGTCGGTGCCAGCCGTGTACGTGATGTCTTCCATCAAGCTAAGGAGAAGTCACCTTGTATCATCTTTATTGACGAGATTGATGCCGTTGGACGTGCACGTTCAAAGAATCCAGCTATGGGCGGAAATGACGAGCGTGAGAACACACTCAACGCCCTTCTGACAGAGATGGACGGCTTCGGAACAAACTCAGGAGTTATCGTTCTTGCCGCAACAAACCGTGTTGATATGCTCGATAAGGCACTTCTTCGTGCTGGACGTTTCGACCGTCAGATACACGTTGACCTGCCTGACTTGCCAGAACGTAAGGAAATATTCCTCGTTCACATGCGCAATTTGAAGTTAGAGAAGAACCTCGATATCGATCTCCTTGCACGTCAGACCCCAGGCTTCTCAGGTGCTGATATTGCCAATGTATGTAACGAAGCTGCCCTCATCGCAGCCCGTCACGACAGCACAGAGGTTACAAAGCAAGACTTCCTCGATGCCGTTGATCGTATTATCGGTGGTTTAGAGAAGAAGACTAAGATATTGACAGCTGACGAGAAGCGCACGATCGCCCTTCACGAAGCTGGTCACGCAACCATCAGTTGGTTCTGTGAACATGCACACCCATTGGTTAAGGTGAGCATCGTACCACGTGGACAGGCACTCGGTGCTGCATGGTATCTACCAGAAGAGCGTCCTATCACAACCAAGGAACAGATGCTCGACGAGATGTGTTCATTGCTTGGCGGACGTGCTGCAGAGGAACTCTTCACAGGTCATATCTCAACAGGTGCTATCAATGACCTTGAGCGTGCGACTAAAAGTGCATACGGAATGATAGCATACGCAGGTATGAGTGAGAAGTTGCCAAACATCTGCTATTATAATAATGATGAGTATAACTTCCAGAAGCCATACTCTGACACTACAGCAAAGACTATCGACGAGGAAGTTCTGAACATGATTAACGGACAGTATGAGCGTGCTAAGCAGATTTTGACCGAGAACAAAGAAGGTCATAACCGCCTCGCACAACTGCTCATTGAGCGCGAGGTAATCATGGCAGAAGACGTAGAAGAAATTTTCGGAAAGCGTCCTTGGGTAAGCCGCACACAAGAGTTGCTTGCGCAGGAGGAGAAGTCTCAGCCTAAGTTGGAGGATATGCCAGAGGAGGTTAAGCAGGCACAAGCAGAGCACGAAGCAAGAATCGCTAAAGAAGGCAGCGACAAAGCCAGTGATTTATAA
- a CDS encoding phosphatidate cytidylyltransferase, translating to MSDKLKNLIVRAVTGVFFVTAMVLGILHPHALIVLFALITGLSIWEYTGLVNNIKGVKVNRFISTIIGVYFFLAVAGLRLTPVEGFVVFVPYILSILYLLISELYLKNENPINSWAYTMLGQMYIAMPFSMINVLAFQQIEPGQVTFDYLLPLSIFIFLWTNDTGAYLCGSLFGKHKLFPRISPKKSWEGSIGGGLLVLIVAGVIGYFTNTDTDPHMLSIPAWIGLGLVVVVFGTWGDLVESLFKRTLGIKDSGNILPGHGGMLDRFDSSLMAIPAAVVYLYTLTLF from the coding sequence ATGAGTGATAAACTAAAGAACCTGATTGTCAGAGCCGTTACTGGCGTATTCTTCGTCACCGCGATGGTGTTGGGCATCCTTCACCCTCACGCCCTGATTGTACTTTTTGCACTCATCACGGGTCTTTCCATCTGGGAATACACTGGATTGGTGAACAACATCAAGGGAGTAAAGGTAAATCGCTTCATCTCAACCATCATAGGAGTCTATTTCTTCTTGGCGGTTGCAGGTCTGCGCCTGACACCAGTTGAGGGTTTCGTGGTCTTTGTACCCTACATTTTGTCCATTCTCTACCTATTAATTTCAGAACTATATCTGAAAAATGAGAACCCTATCAACAGCTGGGCATACACAATGTTGGGACAGATGTATATCGCAATGCCTTTCTCAATGATCAACGTACTGGCTTTCCAGCAGATTGAACCGGGACAGGTGACCTTCGACTACCTCCTTCCATTAAGCATTTTCATCTTCCTTTGGACTAACGACACAGGTGCTTATCTCTGTGGTTCACTCTTCGGCAAGCATAAACTCTTCCCACGTATCAGTCCTAAGAAGAGTTGGGAAGGAAGCATAGGAGGTGGACTCCTCGTATTGATTGTTGCTGGAGTTATCGGATATTTCACCAATACTGACACCGATCCACATATGCTTAGCATTCCTGCATGGATAGGATTAGGACTGGTGGTTGTGGTCTTCGGTACATGGGGCGACCTTGTTGAGAGTCTCTTCAAACGCACACTCGGTATCAAAGACAGTGGAAATATCCTACCAGGACACGGTGGAATGCTCGACCGATTCGACTCTTCACTGATGGCAATACCTGCTGCAGTGGTCTATCTTTACACACTGACACTCTTCTAA